One genomic region from Haloarcula taiwanensis encodes:
- a CDS encoding signal peptidase I, whose amino-acid sequence MDRLKKWLETALESGVIIFLIAMVLGQILGQPVLLGFVTTGSMQPTLEPGDGFVAIPADLAGSVEEGDVVTFRAEEIQGGGLTTHRVVDNTDRGYITRGDNNPFTDQDSDEPPVTNAQIVAVAWQPGGEVVAVPGVGTLVNGVRNGLSWVQQRAASIFGVRSLLGTQGLAYLLLGVSVGAYVLDFVLSGNRDRGRRDSSRDTGTSVRLLIGIFAAAIVLSATATMVAPAGPQEFGVVSAEFDSPGPRVIEQGTTESTQYRLGNGGYVPVVTYFDPATDGIAVEPNETVIPARSTVNATLSLTAPPERGYYRKFVVEHRYLLILPQSTIRSLYLVHPWLPIITIDALLGGAFYVLGTVLVDTGRVRSRSRDSPSKIRRLLTRLR is encoded by the coding sequence ATGGATCGGCTAAAAAAGTGGTTGGAGACCGCGCTTGAATCGGGGGTGATTATATTTCTCATCGCGATGGTACTCGGCCAGATACTGGGCCAACCCGTCCTCCTGGGATTTGTCACGACCGGCAGCATGCAACCGACGCTGGAACCGGGCGACGGGTTCGTCGCGATCCCCGCGGACCTCGCTGGCTCCGTTGAAGAAGGGGACGTTGTTACGTTCCGGGCCGAGGAAATCCAAGGGGGTGGACTGACAACTCACCGGGTCGTCGACAATACTGACCGCGGATACATAACACGCGGTGACAACAATCCCTTCACCGATCAAGATAGCGACGAGCCCCCTGTAACCAACGCACAGATTGTCGCTGTCGCCTGGCAACCAGGTGGGGAAGTTGTTGCAGTTCCGGGAGTGGGGACACTCGTCAACGGAGTCCGGAATGGCCTGTCGTGGGTACAGCAACGAGCGGCATCGATATTTGGAGTGCGTTCGCTGCTGGGGACACAAGGGCTGGCATACTTGCTTCTCGGAGTCTCAGTCGGTGCGTACGTGCTCGACTTCGTGTTGAGTGGGAACCGTGATCGTGGCCGACGGGACAGCTCACGGGACACGGGGACGAGCGTCAGGCTACTGATCGGAATCTTCGCAGCGGCGATAGTGTTGTCAGCAACAGCGACGATGGTCGCGCCGGCGGGCCCACAGGAGTTCGGCGTGGTCAGTGCTGAATTCGACTCACCGGGACCGCGCGTCATCGAACAGGGAACGACGGAGTCAACGCAGTATCGGCTCGGTAACGGTGGGTACGTTCCTGTCGTGACATATTTTGACCCTGCAACAGATGGCATCGCTGTCGAACCAAACGAGACGGTGATACCAGCCCGTTCGACAGTCAATGCGACGCTGTCGCTGACAGCACCGCCAGAGAGGGGCTATTACCGAAAGTTCGTTGTTGAGCACCGATACCTCCTGATCCTCCCACAGTCGACGATCCGATCGCTGTATCTCGTCCATCCGTGGCTCCCGATTATTACCATCGACGCGCTTCTCGGAGGCGCGTTTTACGTGCTCGGGACGGTGCTTGTCGACACCGGCCGTGTCAGGTCGCGGTCTCGCGATAGTCCATCCAAAATTCGTCGGCTCCTTACGCGGTTGAGATAG
- a CDS encoding metal-dependent hydrolase, with translation MVLPSEHFIIALLPVAGYALLRDRHLPSLQLVAVTFFGSQFPDLIDKPLAYELHLIPSGRVFMHSLPFAIPLSIAVVAYAARTNRTRLGAAFAFAHLSHLVADNQRILPPDPYVSSDLLWPLQPPVMRPAVPQWVGEGAVNLHLWTGFSVLVLALAAYILVVDLQTQLDSRLL, from the coding sequence ATGGTCCTCCCGAGCGAACACTTCATCATCGCCCTTCTCCCCGTTGCAGGATACGCCCTTCTCCGGGACAGACACCTCCCGTCGCTCCAGCTAGTCGCAGTCACGTTTTTCGGCAGCCAGTTCCCGGATCTCATCGACAAACCATTAGCGTACGAACTCCATTTGATTCCCTCCGGGCGGGTGTTTATGCACTCGCTTCCGTTCGCGATTCCGCTCTCGATTGCCGTCGTCGCGTACGCAGCCCGAACCAACCGGACCAGACTCGGGGCGGCGTTTGCGTTCGCCCATCTCTCACATCTGGTAGCCGACAACCAACGTATCCTCCCCCCGGATCCGTACGTGTCGTCGGACTTGCTCTGGCCGCTCCAGCCGCCCGTTATGCGCCCGGCAGTCCCACAGTGGGTCGGAGAGGGTGCAGTGAATCTCCACCTCTGGACCGGGTTTTCGGTGCTCGTTCTCGCACTGGCGGCGTACATTCTAGTGGTGGACTTACAGACCCAACTCGACTCCAGATTGTTGTGA
- a CDS encoding hexosyltransferase, translated as MDICFVSNVIYPFITGGAEKRIHEIGTRLADEGHDITIYGRHFWDGPAETTHEGMTLRAVAPEAELYEDDRRSITEAIDFAARALPPLRRRLSDDEHDLAIASVFPYFPVLSTKLASLGTSTPVVTTWHEVWGDYWEEYLGLLAPGGKLVEQLTAKTPQHPIAVSGITADNLADIGPNREHIEVVPNGLDTEQVQTAPRPDTGYDIVFAGRLIEHKNVDILLEAFDAVADRHDVTLGIIGDGPERDRLDTKRESLEHADRVSMLGFLEEYEDVLGHMRAADIFASPSTREGFGITFVEAMAADCTVIAADHPDSAADEVIDGAGFLVDPTVDSLTETLDDVLGGDRPATDPVERAQQYDWDAVADQAETVYQRAIDGSW; from the coding sequence ATGGATATCTGCTTCGTGAGCAATGTCATCTATCCCTTCATAACCGGCGGTGCAGAAAAGCGAATCCACGAAATCGGCACCCGCCTCGCCGACGAAGGCCACGATATCACGATCTACGGCCGACATTTCTGGGACGGACCGGCAGAGACCACACACGAGGGAATGACCCTCCGTGCGGTCGCCCCCGAAGCAGAGCTCTACGAAGACGACCGCCGGTCCATCACCGAGGCCATCGATTTTGCCGCCCGAGCACTTCCACCGCTCCGCCGACGTCTCAGCGACGATGAACACGACCTTGCGATCGCTAGCGTCTTCCCGTATTTTCCAGTTCTCTCGACGAAGCTTGCTAGCCTCGGGACTAGCACACCAGTGGTCACGACCTGGCACGAGGTCTGGGGCGACTACTGGGAGGAGTACCTTGGCCTGCTCGCTCCGGGTGGCAAACTCGTCGAACAACTCACTGCCAAGACGCCCCAGCATCCGATCGCTGTTTCAGGCATCACTGCGGACAACCTCGCTGACATCGGCCCGAATCGCGAGCATATCGAGGTCGTGCCCAACGGGCTCGATACCGAGCAGGTCCAGACGGCCCCCCGCCCCGACACCGGCTACGACATCGTCTTCGCAGGTCGACTGATCGAGCACAAGAACGTTGACATTCTGCTAGAGGCTTTCGATGCAGTCGCCGACAGGCATGACGTCACGCTGGGGATCATCGGTGACGGCCCGGAGCGTGACCGGCTGGATACCAAACGCGAATCACTGGAACACGCCGACCGCGTTTCGATGTTAGGCTTTCTTGAAGAGTACGAGGATGTTCTCGGCCATATGCGGGCTGCAGACATATTCGCGTCTCCCTCAACGAGAGAGGGATTCGGAATTACCTTCGTCGAGGCGATGGCCGCCGACTGCACCGTGATTGCTGCTGACCACCCGGATTCGGCAGCGGACGAAGTCATCGATGGTGCGGGCTTCCTCGTTGATCCTACTGTTGACTCCCTCACAGAAACACTCGACGATGTTTTAGGTGGTGACCGCCCAGCGACGGATCCCGTCGAACGTGCGCAGCAATACGACTGGGATGCGGTTGCAGATCAGGCCGAAACCGTCTATCAGCGAGCTATTGACGGGTCGTGGTAA
- a CDS encoding arylsulfatase, with product MTASPRNIILLSADALRADHLSCYGYHRETSPVLDELAEESIRFTNAYSASSHTREAVPALLTGEYPDVAINDSYRLATETIASRLSEAGFATGGFHSNPFVSRAYGFDQGFDTFDDDLHFGQHKLVALAQRALDKLRNRHYARAEEINERSLSWIDSLDSDDPFFLWSHYMDTHGPYEPPGEYATLYADKKLSGRDAQSLYQRAIDKPESITEEERQLLIDLYDAEIRYNDEHIGEFLNELRSRDLLEDSLLVVTADHGDAFGEHGYYEHPRYLHDEITHIPLFVREPDGADRTVETPVSTLDIVSTFKRIAGLDIDSERVSLLDQLDADRTVFLQARGEDEHSHIRRYALRTQEGSCFCERDRESGSIEFEECSSRSLREDLETHVNERVRMEGGEDGDDEGEVDEEIERRLNALGYKS from the coding sequence ATGACTGCTTCCCCGCGGAACATAATCTTGCTTTCTGCGGACGCACTCCGAGCGGACCACCTCTCGTGTTATGGCTACCATCGAGAGACCTCACCTGTCCTCGATGAGCTGGCCGAGGAAAGTATTCGGTTCACGAATGCCTACAGCGCGAGCTCACACACACGCGAAGCGGTTCCTGCGCTGCTGACCGGGGAGTACCCCGATGTGGCGATCAACGATAGCTACCGGCTTGCTACGGAAACGATTGCCTCTCGTCTTTCGGAGGCAGGGTTCGCGACTGGCGGATTCCATTCCAATCCGTTCGTTTCGAGAGCATATGGATTCGATCAGGGCTTCGATACGTTTGACGACGATCTTCATTTCGGCCAGCACAAACTCGTCGCCCTAGCCCAGCGCGCACTTGACAAACTACGAAATCGCCATTATGCTCGGGCCGAAGAGATCAACGAGCGGTCGCTGTCGTGGATTGATTCGCTGGATTCTGACGATCCGTTCTTCCTCTGGAGCCATTACATGGACACCCATGGACCGTACGAGCCACCAGGTGAGTACGCGACGCTGTATGCAGACAAGAAATTGTCTGGCCGCGACGCCCAGTCGCTGTACCAGCGTGCTATTGATAAGCCGGAATCGATTACCGAGGAAGAACGTCAGCTGTTGATTGATCTGTATGACGCTGAAATCCGTTACAACGACGAGCATATCGGTGAGTTCCTGAACGAACTCCGAAGCCGGGATTTGCTGGAGGATTCGCTACTGGTGGTCACCGCTGACCATGGGGATGCGTTCGGTGAACACGGCTACTACGAGCACCCGCGATATCTCCACGATGAGATAACGCATATCCCGCTGTTCGTTCGGGAACCCGACGGGGCTGATAGAACAGTAGAGACGCCGGTAAGCACGTTAGATATCGTGAGTACATTCAAACGGATTGCAGGGCTGGATATTGATTCTGAACGTGTATCGTTGCTAGACCAATTGGATGCTGACCGAACGGTGTTTCTCCAAGCCCGCGGTGAGGACGAACACAGCCACATTCGCCGATACGCGCTTCGGACGCAGGAAGGTTCCTGCTTCTGTGAACGTGATCGAGAGAGTGGTTCGATTGAGTTCGAGGAGTGTTCAAGCCGCTCACTCCGTGAAGATCTTGAGACACACGTTAACGAGCGTGTTCGAATGGAAGGTGGCGAAGATGGAGACGACGAGGGCGAGGTAGATGAAGAAATCGAGCGTCGGTTGAATGCACTGGGATATAAGAGCTGA